In Arthrobacter sp. CDRTa11, one DNA window encodes the following:
- a CDS encoding MFS transporter, whose protein sequence is MSSPLASPRVQGLDPRQLFRVRLASGIGSTIEWYLSFAYISAAGLIFSTQYFGALGPNALIVSLGSVAASFIASPVGGVIAGHFGDRYGRKATLVGTLAIMGAASLGMGLLPTYDQIGILAPVLLVIFRFMQGLSTGGEWAGAALMSVEHAPSTKRGAYGVFVQIGVPAGLVLSTGVFFLIQLLTSLEQFQSWGWRIPFFISVVLVLIGLKIRTSVSESPVFAEVRESRTEVRVPLKEALQHYSKHMFLAGGSFVANILAGYLMIGYLLSYASNALSMDPQPVLFVLMLAAVVWIISTALGGQWSDRFGRKKTMIIGYALMGLWAVPMFLLVDTGSILAFAFAVFVLAISLGVSYGPQSAMFAELFPPRIRYTAASLPYAVGGIIGGGFAPAISEWLLESTGTSLSIAVYLMGFVAISIACLLLLRDSYFQGFPDNSFKGTAAVRAAPTHTAT, encoded by the coding sequence ATGTCATCACCACTCGCCTCACCAAGAGTTCAAGGGCTCGACCCACGGCAACTGTTCAGGGTCCGCCTGGCCAGCGGAATCGGCTCGACCATCGAATGGTATCTATCGTTCGCTTATATCTCCGCCGCCGGCTTGATATTCAGCACCCAGTACTTCGGCGCGTTGGGCCCCAACGCGCTCATAGTGTCCCTCGGCTCGGTAGCGGCCAGCTTCATCGCCAGTCCCGTTGGCGGCGTCATCGCCGGTCACTTCGGAGACCGCTACGGACGCAAAGCCACCCTCGTGGGAACCCTGGCCATTATGGGCGCCGCCAGCCTGGGAATGGGACTGCTGCCAACGTATGATCAGATCGGGATCCTCGCCCCGGTACTTCTGGTTATCTTCCGGTTCATGCAAGGCCTCAGCACCGGTGGTGAATGGGCAGGCGCTGCTTTGATGTCCGTCGAGCACGCCCCTTCAACAAAGCGGGGCGCCTACGGCGTGTTTGTCCAGATAGGAGTGCCAGCCGGGCTTGTCCTGTCAACCGGGGTGTTTTTCCTTATACAGCTCCTCACTTCCCTTGAACAGTTCCAGTCGTGGGGCTGGCGGATACCGTTCTTTATAAGTGTGGTCCTGGTCTTGATTGGCCTGAAAATCCGCACCTCAGTCTCCGAAAGCCCGGTCTTCGCCGAGGTCCGGGAGTCCCGTACCGAAGTCCGGGTGCCGCTGAAGGAAGCACTGCAGCACTACTCCAAACATATGTTCCTGGCCGGGGGCTCCTTCGTCGCCAACATTCTCGCCGGGTACCTGATGATTGGCTACCTCCTTTCCTACGCGTCCAACGCCCTGAGCATGGATCCGCAGCCCGTCCTGTTCGTCTTGATGCTGGCGGCCGTCGTTTGGATCATTTCAACAGCCCTGGGAGGCCAATGGTCGGACCGCTTCGGCCGGAAGAAGACGATGATTATCGGCTACGCCCTCATGGGCCTGTGGGCCGTGCCGATGTTCCTTCTTGTCGACACAGGCTCGATCCTCGCCTTCGCTTTCGCAGTCTTCGTTCTGGCCATTTCCCTGGGGGTGTCCTACGGTCCCCAAAGCGCCATGTTCGCGGAACTGTTTCCACCCCGCATCCGGTACACCGCTGCATCCCTTCCTTACGCCGTCGGAGGAATCATCGGCGGAGGATTTGCCCCTGCCATCTCGGAATGGTTGCTGGAGTCCACTGGAACGTCATTGTCCATCGCGGTATACCTGATGGGTTTCGTCGCGATCTCAATTGCCTGCCTCCTCCTGCTCCGGGACTCGTACTTCCAGGGCTTTCCCGACAACAGCTTCAAGGGAACAGCCGCTGTCCGGGCCGCACCAACCCACACAGCTACCTAA
- a CDS encoding amidase family protein, with amino-acid sequence MTMTLAAWLTLDPIARSDAACESRAAAAKSAVSHGTYIFVADESDFDAEVQAGGKASWSGVPIAVKDNIDVAGFPTTGGASFLANSIPQIDAGVVGRMRQLGTVIVGKTNLHELAFGITSNNGAFGPVRNPVNPFLSAGGSSGGSAATVADGTVPLSLGTDTGGSISIPAAFCGVAGFRPSLGRYQGDGVLHLSWTRDTIGTHANTVADLRLADEHISEQPRVPALPLPSELAVGIANYFYQDLDPAVAKVAEQALNALTRSGVRLINVDLPPHFTHAEEVGRTVVGWEAPRSILAYLRGLDAPYCGLTFEDVIAGTSSPDVAKLLQHLRDDPVLPEEYRQAMKARWQLRHAYASVLSEAGVNAMIFPTSPVLPPHLGLDKTLTLNGRDLPIFPTVTRHTAPGTVMGVPMVTLPAGRAEGLPVGMTLEGGFFTDPALLALAETVESVLVS; translated from the coding sequence ATGACCATGACTTTGGCAGCCTGGCTTACCCTCGACCCAATCGCCCGTAGCGATGCTGCATGTGAGTCCCGGGCCGCAGCCGCGAAGAGTGCCGTCAGCCACGGAACCTATATTTTTGTTGCCGATGAGAGCGACTTCGATGCGGAAGTGCAGGCAGGCGGGAAGGCGTCCTGGTCCGGTGTCCCCATAGCAGTCAAGGACAACATCGACGTGGCGGGCTTTCCCACAACAGGAGGCGCAAGCTTTCTCGCCAACTCCATCCCGCAAATTGATGCCGGCGTTGTAGGCCGGATGCGTCAACTCGGGACGGTGATCGTGGGCAAAACAAACCTGCACGAACTGGCGTTCGGCATCACGAGCAACAATGGCGCTTTCGGTCCAGTACGCAACCCCGTCAATCCCTTCCTGTCTGCAGGAGGCTCATCAGGTGGCAGTGCTGCGACAGTAGCCGACGGCACAGTTCCCCTGTCCCTTGGAACCGACACGGGAGGCTCTATCTCCATCCCGGCAGCGTTCTGCGGTGTTGCCGGTTTCCGGCCCAGCCTTGGCCGCTACCAGGGCGACGGGGTTCTCCACTTGAGCTGGACACGCGACACTATCGGAACACATGCGAACACAGTGGCCGATCTCCGCCTTGCAGATGAACACATCTCTGAACAGCCCCGGGTTCCTGCACTGCCGTTGCCGTCGGAACTGGCAGTCGGCATAGCAAACTACTTCTATCAGGATCTGGACCCCGCAGTCGCAAAAGTGGCCGAGCAGGCCTTGAATGCACTCACCCGTTCGGGCGTCCGCCTCATAAACGTGGATCTACCCCCTCATTTCACGCACGCTGAAGAGGTCGGCAGAACAGTGGTCGGCTGGGAGGCGCCCCGCTCAATTCTCGCCTACCTCCGCGGGCTGGATGCACCCTACTGCGGGCTAACGTTTGAGGATGTCATCGCCGGCACGTCGTCTCCGGATGTGGCAAAGCTTCTTCAGCACCTGCGGGATGATCCTGTCCTGCCCGAGGAGTACCGCCAGGCAATGAAAGCCAGATGGCAGTTGCGACACGCATACGCCTCAGTTCTCTCCGAGGCGGGCGTGAACGCAATGATTTTCCCTACCTCACCGGTGTTACCCCCGCATCTGGGGCTCGACAAAACCCTGACGCTGAACGGCCGGGATCTGCCGATCTTCCCTACCGTTACTCGCCACACCGCACCCGGCACCGTCATGGGCGTTCCTATGGTCACCCTCCCCGCAGGCCGGGCCGAAGGCCTTCCTGTCGGGATGACTCTCGAAGGCGGCTTCTTTACCGACCCTGCGCTGCTGGCCCTGGCTGAAACCGTGGAATCCGTCCTGGTTTCCTGA
- a CDS encoding ABC transporter substrate-binding protein, whose translation MNDLSFFVRASSTLPPERLWANLSEGSASAWPVLEHCGRLRVGETVIFSLPHPDGSAVISSGRIARIQPGRRITVHQETPWTGQIQFSLQAKEAGSIVTVHVQLGSDCLPWFLSGGIAPTPADGERTGPRIGLLLPLSGAAGIMGRAIVNAARMAIDELNGAGAFGFGCAELVVADERTNATTSRQLFERLVEAERCDVVVASVPSASMALIRPAALRRGTLLLSAALSEHNDVGRNVFQFGETPLDQLTSSVPGIMHSSAASNWFILGSDYVWPRSIGTVAQELIKHHRGTVAGIHYQALGSDNFSDVIARLAASDADLILSSLVGLDAVMFQRAFHEAGLRPRFRTLATNFDESVLDHTGRDEAEGIWSTQDYFMPALSDEMDETARRYMVRFGDIAPRLSSMAKAVFDTITLYAQAVQVAKTVDPDAVGAVIRAGRAGGQRLLKRHGGEHLPTGVAEVTASGFRPIELPGVVRTSVGGN comes from the coding sequence ATGAACGATCTTTCGTTCTTTGTCCGGGCATCCTCCACGCTGCCTCCCGAACGTCTATGGGCAAACCTCTCCGAGGGAAGTGCAAGCGCCTGGCCGGTACTTGAACACTGCGGACGCCTGCGCGTTGGCGAAACAGTGATTTTCAGCCTTCCTCACCCCGATGGCTCCGCGGTGATATCGTCCGGACGAATTGCCCGTATCCAACCCGGACGTCGTATAACCGTTCATCAGGAGACGCCCTGGACCGGGCAAATCCAGTTTTCACTGCAGGCCAAAGAGGCTGGAAGTATTGTCACTGTCCACGTTCAGCTCGGCTCTGACTGCCTGCCTTGGTTCTTATCCGGCGGCATCGCCCCGACTCCAGCAGATGGCGAGAGAACAGGACCGCGCATTGGCCTTCTTCTTCCCCTTTCAGGGGCCGCCGGCATCATGGGGCGTGCCATCGTAAACGCCGCGAGGATGGCTATCGATGAACTGAATGGCGCGGGCGCCTTCGGTTTCGGCTGTGCCGAGTTGGTTGTTGCTGACGAACGCACCAATGCGACTACATCCCGGCAGCTCTTTGAACGACTGGTTGAGGCCGAACGCTGTGACGTCGTGGTGGCCAGCGTGCCGTCCGCTTCGATGGCGTTGATCAGGCCAGCAGCGCTACGCCGGGGAACATTGCTTCTATCTGCTGCCCTCAGTGAGCACAACGACGTCGGACGCAACGTCTTTCAATTTGGTGAAACACCGTTGGATCAACTCACGTCCTCTGTGCCTGGCATAATGCACTCGTCCGCGGCCAGCAACTGGTTCATTCTGGGCTCCGACTATGTGTGGCCCCGCTCCATTGGTACGGTGGCGCAGGAGCTCATTAAGCACCATCGGGGAACGGTCGCGGGCATACATTATCAAGCGCTGGGAAGTGACAATTTCAGCGATGTTATCGCGCGGTTAGCGGCAAGCGACGCCGATTTGATCCTCTCGTCACTTGTCGGCCTCGACGCTGTGATGTTCCAGCGGGCCTTTCACGAAGCAGGCCTGCGGCCCCGGTTCCGTACACTCGCTACAAACTTCGATGAATCGGTTCTCGACCATACTGGACGGGATGAAGCGGAAGGCATCTGGTCTACTCAGGACTACTTCATGCCAGCGTTATCCGATGAGATGGACGAGACAGCACGACGTTACATGGTGAGGTTCGGGGACATTGCACCGCGGCTAAGCAGCATGGCCAAAGCGGTATTCGACACCATAACCCTTTATGCCCAAGCGGTGCAGGTCGCAAAGACTGTAGACCCGGACGCTGTAGGTGCCGTCATCCGGGCAGGCAGAGCCGGAGGTCAACGCCTTCTGAAGCGTCACGGCGGTGAGCATCTGCCCACCGGAGTGGCCGAGGTGACAGCAAGCGGCTTCCGTCCCATCGAATTGCCAGGAGTCGTGCGGACTTCTGTTGGCGGGAATTGA